The Populus trichocarpa isolate Nisqually-1 chromosome 2, P.trichocarpa_v4.1, whole genome shotgun sequence genome has a window encoding:
- the LOC7472662 gene encoding uncharacterized protein LOC7472662 isoform X3, with translation MGKRNNQRKNVAMLDSSDDNSSVSSSSTGRSDLMSVSGSDDVQVDKDSLLEQALDALYEKRGSTREKALAAIIEAFNTNLQLQFVEKKFATLLHQCLNSIKKGSSKEIALACHAIGLLALTVGSGDNAREILEESVAPISQALKSQSDSLKTESLLECLAVVTFVGAKETEETERSMQIMWQLLHPKLGSNVVAVKTPAVVVTAVVSAWAFLLTTMDGCSLNSKDWQESISYLSTLLDKDDRSVRISAGEALALIFETGSIEKFAAENKTPPDGSVLEGNKSCEGYTRILGLKSKILNQVRSLSAEAGGKGSTKKDLNSQRNLFKDVLEFLEDGNTPEISMKIGGDSLQTSTWSELIQLNFLKHFLGGGFVKHMQDNEFLHDVFGFTPKRKHILGVEHQMSSGEKQI, from the exons ATGGGGAAGC GTAATAATCAGCGTAAAAATGTTGCGATGTTGGATAGTAGTGATGATAATAGTAGCGTGAGTTCATCATCAACTGGCCGTTCTGATCTTATGTCGGTGTCTGGGAGCGACGATGTTCAAGTTGATAAAGATAGTTTACTAGAACAAGCTCTAGATGCTTTGTATGAGAAGAG GGGTTCGACAAGAGAGAAAGCTTTGGCAGCGATTATTGAGGCTTTCAATACCAATTTGCAGCTCCAATTTGTTGAGAAAAA ATTTGCTACTTTATTGCATCAATGTCTTAATTCCATTAAAAAGGGGTCTAGCAAAGAGATTGCTCTGGCATGCCATGCCATTG GATTGTTGGCTCTGACTGTTGGTTCTGGGGATAATGCACGTGAAATTTTGGAAGAATCAGTAGCTCCTATTTCCCAAGCTCTTAAATCTCAGTCTGATTCCTTGAAGACTGAATCG TTACTGGAGTGTTTGGCTGTTGTGACATTTGTTGGTGCAAAGGAAACTGAGGAAACAGAACGATCAATGCAAATCATGTGGCAATTGCTTCATCCTAAACTAGGTTCTAAT GTAGTTGCTGTAAAAACTCCTGCCGTTGTAGTAACAGCAGTTGTGTCTGCTTGGGCATTTCTCTTGACAACCATGGATGGATGCTCCCTTAACTCCAAAGATTGGCAAGA GTCCATTTCTTATCTCTCTACCCTGCTAGATAAGGATGATAGATCTGTACGCATCTCTGCTGGTGAAGCACTAGCTTTAATTTTTGAGACCGGAAGTATAGAAAAGTTTGCTGCTGAAAATAAAACACCCCCTGATGGCTCAGTTTTAGAAGGAAATAAGTCTTGTGAAGGATATACACGTATACTAGGTCTGAAATCAAAAATCCTAAATCAAGTGAGAAGTCTTTCTGCCGAGGCTGGCGGAAAAGGTTCCACTAAGAAGGATCTTAACAGCCAGAGGAACTTGTTCAAGGATGTTTTGGAGTTTCTGGAG GATGGCAACACTCCTGAAATCTCAATGAAGATTGGTGGAGATTCACTACAAACATCAACATGGTCTGAGCTTATACAG TTGAACTTCTTGAAGCATTTTCTTGGTGGTGGGTTTGTTAAGCACATGCAG gaTAATGAATTCCTTCATGATGTCTTTGGGTTCACGCCAAAGAGAAAGCATATCCTTGGTGTTGAACATCAAATGTCAAGTGGTGAAAAG CAAATATAG
- the LOC7472662 gene encoding uncharacterized protein LOC7472662 isoform X1, whose amino-acid sequence MGKRNNQRKNVAMLDSSDDNSSVSSSSTGRSDLMSVSGSDDVQVDKDSLLEQALDALYEKRGSTREKALAAIIEAFNTNLQLQFVEKKFATLLHQCLNSIKKGSSKEIALACHAIGLLALTVGSGDNAREILEESVAPISQALKSQSDSLKTESLLECLAVVTFVGAKETEETERSMQIMWQLLHPKLGSNVVAVKTPAVVVTAVVSAWAFLLTTMDGCSLNSKDWQESISYLSTLLDKDDRSVRISAGEALALIFETGSIEKFAAENKTPPDGSVLEGNKSCEGYTRILGLKSKILNQVRSLSAEAGGKGSTKKDLNSQRNLFKDVLEFLEDGNTPEISMKIGGDSLQTSTWSELIQLNFLKHFLGGGFVKHMQDNEFLHDVFGFTPKRKHILGVEHQMSSGEKRMFRSPNSVLNKARTQFLNKQRMLSKDRNVGHFAVGMGDEDM is encoded by the exons ATGGGGAAGC GTAATAATCAGCGTAAAAATGTTGCGATGTTGGATAGTAGTGATGATAATAGTAGCGTGAGTTCATCATCAACTGGCCGTTCTGATCTTATGTCGGTGTCTGGGAGCGACGATGTTCAAGTTGATAAAGATAGTTTACTAGAACAAGCTCTAGATGCTTTGTATGAGAAGAG GGGTTCGACAAGAGAGAAAGCTTTGGCAGCGATTATTGAGGCTTTCAATACCAATTTGCAGCTCCAATTTGTTGAGAAAAA ATTTGCTACTTTATTGCATCAATGTCTTAATTCCATTAAAAAGGGGTCTAGCAAAGAGATTGCTCTGGCATGCCATGCCATTG GATTGTTGGCTCTGACTGTTGGTTCTGGGGATAATGCACGTGAAATTTTGGAAGAATCAGTAGCTCCTATTTCCCAAGCTCTTAAATCTCAGTCTGATTCCTTGAAGACTGAATCG TTACTGGAGTGTTTGGCTGTTGTGACATTTGTTGGTGCAAAGGAAACTGAGGAAACAGAACGATCAATGCAAATCATGTGGCAATTGCTTCATCCTAAACTAGGTTCTAAT GTAGTTGCTGTAAAAACTCCTGCCGTTGTAGTAACAGCAGTTGTGTCTGCTTGGGCATTTCTCTTGACAACCATGGATGGATGCTCCCTTAACTCCAAAGATTGGCAAGA GTCCATTTCTTATCTCTCTACCCTGCTAGATAAGGATGATAGATCTGTACGCATCTCTGCTGGTGAAGCACTAGCTTTAATTTTTGAGACCGGAAGTATAGAAAAGTTTGCTGCTGAAAATAAAACACCCCCTGATGGCTCAGTTTTAGAAGGAAATAAGTCTTGTGAAGGATATACACGTATACTAGGTCTGAAATCAAAAATCCTAAATCAAGTGAGAAGTCTTTCTGCCGAGGCTGGCGGAAAAGGTTCCACTAAGAAGGATCTTAACAGCCAGAGGAACTTGTTCAAGGATGTTTTGGAGTTTCTGGAG GATGGCAACACTCCTGAAATCTCAATGAAGATTGGTGGAGATTCACTACAAACATCAACATGGTCTGAGCTTATACAG TTGAACTTCTTGAAGCATTTTCTTGGTGGTGGGTTTGTTAAGCACATGCAG gaTAATGAATTCCTTCATGATGTCTTTGGGTTCACGCCAAAGAGAAAGCATATCCTTGGTGTTGAACATCAAATGTCAAGTGGTGAAAAG AGGATGTTCCGGTCTCCAAACTCAGTCCTCAATAAAGCCAGGACCCAGTTTCTGAACAAGCAGCGGATGCTATCTAAG GATAGAAACGTTGGGCATTTTGCTGTTGGTATGGGCGATGAAGATATGTGA
- the LOC7472662 gene encoding uncharacterized protein LOC7472662 isoform X2, with protein sequence MGKRNNQRKNVAMLDSSDDNSSVSSSSTGRSDLMSVSGSDDVQVDKDSLLEQALDALYEKRFATLLHQCLNSIKKGSSKEIALACHAIGLLALTVGSGDNAREILEESVAPISQALKSQSDSLKTESLLECLAVVTFVGAKETEETERSMQIMWQLLHPKLGSNVVAVKTPAVVVTAVVSAWAFLLTTMDGCSLNSKDWQESISYLSTLLDKDDRSVRISAGEALALIFETGSIEKFAAENKTPPDGSVLEGNKSCEGYTRILGLKSKILNQVRSLSAEAGGKGSTKKDLNSQRNLFKDVLEFLEDGNTPEISMKIGGDSLQTSTWSELIQLNFLKHFLGGGFVKHMQDNEFLHDVFGFTPKRKHILGVEHQMSSGEKRMFRSPNSVLNKARTQFLNKQRMLSKDRNVGHFAVGMGDEDM encoded by the exons ATGGGGAAGC GTAATAATCAGCGTAAAAATGTTGCGATGTTGGATAGTAGTGATGATAATAGTAGCGTGAGTTCATCATCAACTGGCCGTTCTGATCTTATGTCGGTGTCTGGGAGCGACGATGTTCAAGTTGATAAAGATAGTTTACTAGAACAAGCTCTAGATGCTTTGTATGAGAAGAG ATTTGCTACTTTATTGCATCAATGTCTTAATTCCATTAAAAAGGGGTCTAGCAAAGAGATTGCTCTGGCATGCCATGCCATTG GATTGTTGGCTCTGACTGTTGGTTCTGGGGATAATGCACGTGAAATTTTGGAAGAATCAGTAGCTCCTATTTCCCAAGCTCTTAAATCTCAGTCTGATTCCTTGAAGACTGAATCG TTACTGGAGTGTTTGGCTGTTGTGACATTTGTTGGTGCAAAGGAAACTGAGGAAACAGAACGATCAATGCAAATCATGTGGCAATTGCTTCATCCTAAACTAGGTTCTAAT GTAGTTGCTGTAAAAACTCCTGCCGTTGTAGTAACAGCAGTTGTGTCTGCTTGGGCATTTCTCTTGACAACCATGGATGGATGCTCCCTTAACTCCAAAGATTGGCAAGA GTCCATTTCTTATCTCTCTACCCTGCTAGATAAGGATGATAGATCTGTACGCATCTCTGCTGGTGAAGCACTAGCTTTAATTTTTGAGACCGGAAGTATAGAAAAGTTTGCTGCTGAAAATAAAACACCCCCTGATGGCTCAGTTTTAGAAGGAAATAAGTCTTGTGAAGGATATACACGTATACTAGGTCTGAAATCAAAAATCCTAAATCAAGTGAGAAGTCTTTCTGCCGAGGCTGGCGGAAAAGGTTCCACTAAGAAGGATCTTAACAGCCAGAGGAACTTGTTCAAGGATGTTTTGGAGTTTCTGGAG GATGGCAACACTCCTGAAATCTCAATGAAGATTGGTGGAGATTCACTACAAACATCAACATGGTCTGAGCTTATACAG TTGAACTTCTTGAAGCATTTTCTTGGTGGTGGGTTTGTTAAGCACATGCAG gaTAATGAATTCCTTCATGATGTCTTTGGGTTCACGCCAAAGAGAAAGCATATCCTTGGTGTTGAACATCAAATGTCAAGTGGTGAAAAG AGGATGTTCCGGTCTCCAAACTCAGTCCTCAATAAAGCCAGGACCCAGTTTCTGAACAAGCAGCGGATGCTATCTAAG GATAGAAACGTTGGGCATTTTGCTGTTGGTATGGGCGATGAAGATATGTGA
- the LOC7462848 gene encoding transcription factor bHLH76 — MNTQAMEAFRDGELWNFSRMFSMEEPDCTPELLGQCSFLQDTDEGLHFTIPSAFFPAPESDASMAEDESLFYSWHTPNPNLHFDSQESSNNSNSSSSVFLPYSSHESYFFNDSNPIQATNNNSMSMDIMDEENIGLFMPLFPEIAMAETACMNGDMSGDKTGDLDDNLKPAANDVLAKGLQLKRKLDVPEPIANTLDDMKKKARVTRNVQKTRKVGQSKKNQKNAPDISHDEEESNAGPDGQSSSSCSSEEDNASQDSDSKVSGVLNSNGKTRATRGAATDPQSLYARKRRERINERLKILQNLVPNGTKVDISTMLEEAVHYVNFLQLQIKLLSSDDLWMYAPLAYNGIDIGLNQKLSMFL; from the exons ATGAATACGCAGGCTATGGAAGCCTTTCGTGATGGAGAATTATGGAACTTCAGCAGAATGTTCTCCATGGAAGAGCCTGATTGCACCCCAGAATTACTTGGTCAGTGCTCTTTTCTTCAGGATACTGATGAAGGATTGCATTTTACAATCCCATCAGCTTTCTTCCCTGCTCCTGAATCCGACGCGAGCATGGCTGAGGACGAGAGTTTGTTTTATTCTTGGCATACTCCCAACCCCAATTTGCATTTTGATTCTCAAGAAAGTAGTAATAACAGTAATTCTAGCAGTAGTGTATTTCTTCCCTATTCCAGCCATGAATCCTACTTCTTCAATGATTCTAATCCCATTCAAGCTACGAACAATAACTCTATGTCCATGGATATTATGGATGAGGAAAATATTGGCTTGTTTATGCCACTTTTTCCTGAAATTGCAATGGCAGAAACTGCCTGTATGAATGGAGATATGAGCGGTGACAAAACAGGAGATTTAGATGATAATCTGAAGCCAGCAGCTAATGATGTTCTGGCCAAGGGATTGCAGCTCAAAAGGAAGCTTGATGTTCCAGAACCAATAGCCAACACATTGGACGACATGAAGAAAAAAGCCCGGGTTACAAGAAAT GTGCAAAAGACTAGGAAGGTTGgacagtcaaaaaaaaatcagaagaacGCACCAGATATTAGCCATGATGAAGAAGAGAGTAATGCTGGACCAGACGGACAAAGTTCCAGCAGTTGTAGTTCAGAAGAGGACAATGCCTCTCAGGATTCTGATTCCAAGGTTTCTGGAGTTCTCAATTCCAATGGAAAAACAAGAGCTACTAGGGGAGCTGCCACAGACCCCCAGAGCCTTTATGCAAGG AAAAGAAGGGAGAGGATAAACGAGAGACTGAAAATCTTGCAGAATCTTGTCCCTAACGGAACCAAGGTTGATATCAGCACGATGCTAGAAGAGGCAGTCCATTACGTAAACTTTTTGCAGCTTCAAATCAAG CTTTTGAGCTCGGATGATCTATGGATGTATGCACCTCTGGCTTACAATGGAATAGATATTGGACTCAACCAGAAGCTCTCTATGTTTCTATGA